The following is a genomic window from Janibacter sp. DB-40.
TGAGCAGACCGCCCGAGCCGTCGAGACCCGCACCGAAGGTCAGAGCGAGGGCGACGCCGACGGCGATGATCGTGGCGGCGCCCTTGCCGATGCTCATCCGCATGGCGTCACCGGCCTCCTGGACGACGAAGCGCTGCAGGCGCACGCCGGTGTCCATCGTGGTCGCGGCGAAGAGCACGGCCATGGTGGCCAGCACGGTCGCGCTGAGCGAGGTCGGCAGGCCGATGCCGGCGTTCATGATCGATGCGCCGCCGTCGACGAAGGCCGTGACGCCGCCCTCGTTGAAGGCCGAGTAGACGGCCTCCCAGTCCGCGAGCGTGCGGAAGCCGGCGGTCGTGGCGATGATCGCACCCAGCGCCAGCAGGCCCTCGCCGACGGCGCCGAAGTACCCGACGAACCGGGCGTCGGTCTCCTTGTCCAGCTGCTTGGAGCTGGTGCCGGAGGAGACCATGCCGTGGAACCCGGAGATGGCGCCGCAAGCGATCGTCACGAAGAGCAGCGGCACGAGGCTCGGGGTGCCGTCGGGGACGTTGTCGTTGAAGGCAGGGGCCACCATGTCGCGGCCGGCGAAGAGCACGGCGCCGTAGAGCAGGCCGAGGCCGATGAAGAGCTGCAGGCCGTTGATGTAGTCACGCGGCTGGAGCAGCAGCCACACCGGCAGGATCGAGGCGATGCCCGCGTAGACGAAGAGGATGATGATCCACACCCCGTTGTCCGGCACGCCCATGACCGTCTCGGGGAGGGAGATGGGGAACTGGTCGCCGATGAGGATCAGCGTGTAGAGCGCGACGACGCCGACGACGGAGACGGCCGCGAGGTTCCAGTTGAGGCGGTAGATGGCCTGGCCGATGAGGAGGGCGACGAGGATCGCGCCCCACACCGGGATGACGGCCGTCGGGGTGCTGATGAGCAGGCTGGCGATGACCACCGCGAAGGCGGCGTTGACCATGAGCAGCAGCAGGAAGATGACGACGAGGAAGAGGTTCGCCCCGCGTGCGCCGATGTACCGCTCGGACAGTGCCCCCATGGACTTGCCCTTGTTGCGCACGGACGCCCACAGCGCACCCATGTCGTGCATGCCGGCCATGAAGATGGTGCCGATCGTCACCCACAGGAAGGCCGGGAGCCAGCCCCAGATCACCGCGACCGCCGGGCCGACGATGGGAGCGGCGCCGGCGACGGAGGTGAAGTGGTGGCCCCAGAGCACGTACTTGTTCGTCGGGACGTAGTCGACCCCGTCGGTCAGCTCGTGCGAGGGAGTCGTGAAGTTCGGCTCCAGCCGATAGACGCGGGTGGCGAGGTACTTCGAGTAGAGGAAGTATCCGGCGAGGATCATCGCCACGCCAATGACTGCCAGCAGGACCGAGTTCATCGTTGACTCCGATACGGCGAGTGGGGCATTCCTCTACGGGGAGTAGGGGATCCTCTCCACGGTACCGGCTACCGTTTGGTAGTTGAGGGATCACGAAGGGGGTCGCTGCCGGCGTGTCCCAGCCGTCACTCCCGCCGTGGTCGGGGACCGTCCGACCCCTCGGTCAGTCGTCCTGTCCGAGCCACAGGAGGCGGGCGGCGTTGAGCGCGAGCACCCCGCCACCGAGGCTGAAGACCAGGCCCGGGCCCGGGTACCAGCCCTGCGTGCCCACGAGCGTCAGCACGTGCACCACCTGCCACACGGGCAGGGCGACAGCGACGACGCCGGCGATCACTCCCTGCGCGGCCGCCAGCCGCGGTCGCCGGACGATGCCACCGGCCAGGGCGAGCAGGCCGACGTAGAAGGTCCACTGCCCCGGGCCGCGGAATCCGCTGACCTCACCGATCGGGGTGTAGAGCCACGGCAGGAAGCCGCCGACCATGAGCAGCGCGGCCACCCCGAGGAGCATCCCCTGACCGGGCCGTCGGGTCCGTCGCTGCCGTTCGGGCCGAGAAGTCATACCGGGACCATAGACCGCTGTCCGGTACCACAGAGGTCACAATGCTTGACTGCTGTACCACCTGCTGCTTCTCTGGAAGTGCTCCCGGCGGCAACGGGGCCGCACGGGCACTCCAAGGAGGGGTCTGTCGTGGATCAGCAGCAACGGACTGAGTACTGGCGCCGCAACCTGAGGCTGATGGCGGTGTTGCTCGTCGTCTGGGCACTCGTCTCCTTCGGGGCGGGCATCTTCTTCACCGAATGGCTGAACCAGGTCTCCTTCATCGGGGTACCGCTGGGCTTCTGGTTCGCCCAGCAGGGATCGATCATCACCTTCCTCATCCTCATCGCGGTCTACGTCTGGCGAATGGACAAGCTGGACAAGGAGTACGGCGCGGATGACTACGAGAAGGGGGTGCGCCACTCATGAGCGAGATCCAGCTGTGGACCCTGATCTTCGTCGGCCTGTCCTTCTCGCTCTACATCTACATCGCCTACCGCAGCCGGGTGTCCGACACCGCGGGCTTCTACGTCGCCGGCGGCGGGATCCCTGCGCCGGCCAACGGCGCCGCCATCGCCGCGGACTGGATGAGCGCCGCCTCG
Proteins encoded in this region:
- a CDS encoding carbon starvation protein A — its product is MNSVLLAVIGVAMILAGYFLYSKYLATRVYRLEPNFTTPSHELTDGVDYVPTNKYVLWGHHFTSVAGAAPIVGPAVAVIWGWLPAFLWVTIGTIFMAGMHDMGALWASVRNKGKSMGALSERYIGARGANLFLVVIFLLLLMVNAAFAVVIASLLISTPTAVIPVWGAILVALLIGQAIYRLNWNLAAVSVVGVVALYTLILIGDQFPISLPETVMGVPDNGVWIIILFVYAGIASILPVWLLLQPRDYINGLQLFIGLGLLYGAVLFAGRDMVAPAFNDNVPDGTPSLVPLLFVTIACGAISGFHGMVSSGTSSKQLDKETDARFVGYFGAVGEGLLALGAIIATTAGFRTLADWEAVYSAFNEGGVTAFVDGGASIMNAGIGLPTSLSATVLATMAVLFAATTMDTGVRLQRFVVQEAGDAMRMSIGKGAATIIAVGVALALTFGAGLDGSGGLLIWPLFGTTNQLLAGLTLGIISVMLLRKKRGILPVVVPMVFLLTMTIYALFVQLGTFYRDSNWLLLGLDLIILVAAVWVIVESVGAMNRARKGEGADDEEFERATASRDRP
- a CDS encoding DUF4212 domain-containing protein, with protein sequence MDQQQRTEYWRRNLRLMAVLLVVWALVSFGAGIFFTEWLNQVSFIGVPLGFWFAQQGSIITFLILIAVYVWRMDKLDKEYGADDYEKGVRHS